In Polynucleobacter sp. es-EL-1, the following are encoded in one genomic region:
- a CDS encoding tripartite tricarboxylate transporter TctB family protein, which yields MDMITAALFIVLGSIFMYGSIKLGNGWGSDGPEAGYFPFYISLIMSAASAVTLFKAFKDKSEEEESFVDRGPFKQVLSVLLPAAVFVLGMQLIGIYVAAFIYIAIFMRWLGKYALWKSIAVGLGVSVALFMVFEIWFQVPLPHGSLFNPLAIIGVQ from the coding sequence ATGGATATGATTACTGCAGCTCTATTTATTGTCTTGGGCTCTATTTTTATGTACGGCTCTATCAAGTTGGGCAATGGCTGGGGTTCAGATGGCCCGGAGGCAGGTTATTTCCCTTTCTACATTAGCCTGATCATGTCAGCAGCTAGTGCGGTAACTCTCTTCAAAGCGTTTAAAGATAAGAGTGAAGAAGAGGAATCTTTTGTTGATAGAGGTCCATTTAAACAAGTTCTCTCTGTTTTATTGCCAGCAGCTGTTTTCGTTCTCGGAATGCAGTTAATTGGCATTTATGTTGCCGCTTTCATCTACATCGCGATATTTATGCGTTGGTTAGGTAAATATGCACTGTGGAAATCGATTGCGGTTGGCTTGGGTGTATCAGTCGCACTCTTTATGGTCTTTGAGATTTGGTTCCAAGTTCCACTCCCACATGGCTCACTCTTTAATCCATTAGCGATTATTGGTGTGCAATAA
- the cphA gene encoding cyanophycin synthetase, with translation MPQLLDKTIEILGHRHLRGPNMWSYNPALEVLIDIGELEDYPSDLIPGFYDRLSKCLPSLHEHRCSYGEPGGFLKRVEEGTWPGHILEHLTIELQNLAGIPGGFGRARDGGRRGVYKVIVSATEEAVTLQAFTHARDLLLTLIKDNGDFIAQREQILESLRELSDDLCLGPSTACIVNAATAREIPHIRLSSGNLVQLGYGSKQRRIWTAETDHTSAIAETISRDKDLTKSLLASAGVPTPEGRTVTSPDDAWEAAQDIGLPVVVKPIDGNHGRGVFINLYTQQEIEAAYAVAIQEGSEVLVERHIIGDEHRLLVVGNKVVAAAKGETVWITGDGKHTVLELIETQINSDPRRGTTEECPLNPVRIDSAVELELARQKLTGSSIPAIDQKVLIQSNGNVAFDVTDLVHPDVASQVALAARVVGLEIAGVDLVAQDISQPLEAQNAAIVEVNAGPGLLMHLKPASGKPQPVGEEIANHLFPPGFDFRIPIIGVSGNKGRTVVAEMVAHFMRLTNLHVGLSTSQGLYFGSRSIKRNSASHWENARRTLQNRAIEAAVIESDNASLLLEGLAYDQCQIGIVLNVDPLQLFPEHHISDEDHLFNVVRTQVDVVLPTGVCVLNADDPIIVKMAELSKGEVLYFSKDPHSKIIAEHQAKNGRSITVSAGFITLQQGDSEKLIIPIPPSIKQANSSWAPDLSLAAAVGAAWGLDIPFNVIEAGVETFVSDTSIPPGV, from the coding sequence ATGCCCCAATTACTAGACAAAACCATTGAGATTCTTGGTCACCGACATCTGCGTGGCCCCAATATGTGGAGCTATAACCCTGCTCTAGAGGTTTTGATTGATATTGGCGAGCTAGAGGACTACCCGTCCGACCTCATCCCCGGTTTTTATGATCGCCTCAGCAAATGCCTCCCCAGCCTTCATGAGCACCGTTGTAGTTATGGTGAACCTGGCGGTTTTTTAAAGCGGGTCGAAGAAGGTACTTGGCCTGGGCACATTCTGGAGCATCTCACCATTGAACTCCAAAACCTCGCCGGTATACCAGGGGGATTTGGTAGAGCCCGTGATGGTGGGCGTCGCGGTGTCTATAAAGTGATTGTTAGCGCTACCGAAGAAGCCGTCACTCTGCAAGCTTTTACCCACGCTCGAGATCTCCTTCTGACACTAATTAAGGACAATGGAGATTTCATCGCCCAACGAGAGCAGATTCTTGAAAGCCTCAGGGAACTCAGTGATGATCTCTGCCTGGGCCCAAGCACTGCCTGCATCGTTAATGCAGCGACCGCCCGAGAAATTCCCCACATTCGACTATCCAGCGGCAACCTCGTCCAGCTTGGCTATGGCTCTAAACAACGTCGTATTTGGACGGCCGAAACAGATCACACTAGCGCCATCGCAGAAACTATTTCGCGCGACAAAGACCTTACTAAGAGCTTATTGGCTAGCGCTGGCGTCCCCACTCCAGAAGGTAGAACTGTCACAAGCCCTGATGATGCTTGGGAAGCGGCACAAGATATTGGCTTACCCGTTGTCGTCAAACCGATTGATGGCAACCATGGACGTGGTGTTTTCATTAACCTTTATACCCAACAAGAAATTGAAGCAGCCTATGCAGTAGCGATTCAAGAAGGTAGCGAGGTCTTGGTAGAGCGCCATATCATTGGCGATGAACACCGTTTATTGGTAGTCGGCAATAAAGTGGTTGCAGCCGCCAAAGGTGAAACAGTTTGGATTACTGGTGACGGCAAACATACCGTACTGGAGCTAATTGAAACTCAGATTAATTCAGATCCGCGCCGCGGGACTACTGAAGAATGCCCGCTTAATCCAGTGCGCATTGATTCTGCTGTAGAGCTGGAGTTAGCACGTCAAAAACTGACTGGATCGAGTATTCCTGCCATTGATCAAAAAGTGCTTATTCAAAGTAATGGCAACGTTGCTTTTGATGTTACTGACTTAGTGCACCCTGATGTGGCCAGCCAAGTTGCTTTAGCCGCCCGCGTGGTCGGCTTAGAAATCGCCGGTGTAGACCTCGTTGCACAAGATATCAGTCAACCACTTGAAGCACAAAATGCAGCCATCGTAGAGGTGAATGCAGGCCCTGGACTACTCATGCACTTAAAGCCTGCCAGTGGCAAGCCGCAACCTGTTGGCGAAGAAATTGCTAACCATCTATTTCCACCAGGATTTGATTTCCGCATTCCCATTATTGGGGTTAGCGGTAATAAAGGTAGAACCGTTGTCGCTGAAATGGTTGCACACTTTATGAGGCTTACCAATCTGCACGTTGGGCTATCAACCAGCCAGGGCCTCTATTTTGGCAGCCGATCGATTAAGCGAAACTCTGCGTCTCATTGGGAAAACGCTCGGCGTACCCTACAAAATAGAGCCATTGAAGCAGCCGTTATTGAAAGTGATAATGCATCGCTTTTGCTCGAAGGCCTCGCTTACGATCAATGCCAAATTGGTATTGTTTTAAATGTGGATCCTCTGCAATTATTTCCAGAACATCACATTAGTGATGAAGATCACTTATTCAATGTGGTTCGCACGCAAGTTGATGTGGTTTTGCCAACTGGTGTCTGTGTGCTCAATGCTGATGATCCAATCATTGTCAAAATGGCTGAACTGAGTAAAGGTGAGGTCTTGTATTTTTCTAAAGACCCTCACTCAAAGATTATTGCTGAGCATCAAGCAAAAAATGGTCGCTCCATTACTGTGAGTGCAGGGTTCATTACCCTCCAGCAGGGTGATTCAGAAAAACTTATTATTCCAATTCCACCAAGCATCAAACAAGCTAATTCAAGCTGGGCGCCAGATCTCAGTCTTGCTGCCGCTGTGGGAGCTGCTTGGGGCTTGGATATTCCCTTTAACGTGATCGAGGCCGGTGTAGAAACCTTTGTCTCTGACACCAGTATTCCGCCAGGGGTTTAA
- a CDS encoding DUF1854 domain-containing protein, whose protein sequence is MNEYLKPHSLERDSLGRLVLIDRNGQRHVGVYPVRAFPITAPGAGVSIMDSSGKELCWFDDVAEIPKEELALIEEALAAREFMPVIQKITQVSTYATPSIWDIETDRGPTRIRLKGEEDIRRIAGNTLLIADSNGLQFLIKDSTQLDKLSKKFLDRFR, encoded by the coding sequence ATGAATGAATACTTAAAGCCTCATTCACTTGAGCGTGATTCTCTTGGACGACTGGTATTGATTGATCGCAATGGACAGCGTCATGTTGGTGTTTATCCAGTAAGGGCTTTTCCTATTACTGCTCCAGGTGCAGGTGTTTCCATCATGGATTCTTCTGGTAAGGAGCTATGTTGGTTTGATGACGTAGCAGAGATTCCAAAGGAAGAGCTTGCGCTCATTGAGGAAGCGTTAGCAGCTCGTGAATTTATGCCAGTGATTCAAAAAATTACGCAGGTCTCTACCTATGCAACCCCTAGTATTTGGGATATTGAAACTGATCGTGGGCCAACCCGAATTCGTCTTAAGGGTGAAGAAGATATCCGTCGTATTGCTGGCAATACCTTGCTTATTGCCGATTCCAATGGCTTGCAATTCTTAATCAAAGATTCGACCCAATTAGACAAGCTCAGCAAGAAGTTTTTAGATCGTTTCCGCTAG
- a CDS encoding Bug family tripartite tricarboxylate transporter substrate binding protein has protein sequence MKMKLKGALISTALALGVAGVSPAFAAWEPTKPVEFIIPAGPGGGADQMARVIQGIVTKHNLMKQSIIPINKSAGAGAEGFLAIKEAKGDPNKIIITLSNLFTTPMATGVPFNWKEITPVAMLALDQFVLWTNADKPYKTAPEFIAAAKAAGPGKFRMGGTGSKQEDQIITVALEKATGAKFTYLPFKGGGAVAVQLVGNHIDSSVNNPIEAVAQWRAGKLRAQCVFDDTRMPYKQKMTETLSWNDVPTCKEVGVDTDYVMLRGIFMAPGVTQEQVDYYVELFKKVRATPEWKDFMEKGAFNQTFMTGKEFKNWLTLNEALHLQLMTEAGFLAKK, from the coding sequence ATGAAGATGAAGTTAAAAGGGGCCTTGATTTCCACCGCATTAGCCCTCGGTGTTGCTGGAGTTTCACCTGCTTTTGCCGCTTGGGAACCAACCAAGCCAGTTGAGTTCATCATCCCTGCCGGTCCTGGTGGTGGTGCTGACCAAATGGCTCGTGTGATCCAGGGTATCGTTACTAAACATAACTTGATGAAGCAGTCGATCATTCCTATCAACAAATCTGCTGGAGCGGGTGCCGAAGGTTTCTTGGCGATTAAAGAAGCTAAGGGCGATCCAAATAAGATCATCATTACGCTGTCAAACCTTTTTACTACACCAATGGCAACTGGCGTTCCATTTAACTGGAAAGAAATTACTCCAGTAGCAATGTTGGCTCTTGACCAGTTTGTTCTGTGGACCAATGCTGATAAGCCTTACAAAACAGCGCCTGAATTTATTGCAGCAGCTAAGGCAGCTGGCCCAGGTAAGTTCCGCATGGGTGGTACAGGCTCCAAGCAGGAAGATCAAATTATTACTGTAGCGCTTGAGAAGGCAACTGGTGCTAAGTTCACCTACTTGCCATTCAAGGGAGGTGGCGCAGTAGCAGTTCAACTCGTTGGTAACCATATTGATTCATCTGTAAATAACCCCATTGAAGCAGTTGCTCAATGGCGTGCTGGTAAGTTGCGTGCTCAGTGTGTGTTTGATGACACTCGTATGCCTTACAAGCAAAAGATGACAGAAACTCTTTCATGGAATGACGTTCCAACTTGTAAAGAAGTTGGTGTAGATACTGATTACGTGATGTTGCGCGGTATCTTCATGGCTCCTGGCGTAACTCAAGAGCAAGTTGATTACTATGTAGAGCTTTTCAAGAAAGTTCGCGCAACTCCTGAGTGGAAAGACTTCATGGAAAAAGGTGCGTTTAACCAAACCTTTATGACCGGTAAAGAATTTAAAAACTGGTTGACCTTGAACGAAGCGCTTCATTTGCAGTTGATGACTGAAGCTGGTTTCTTGGCTAAGAAGTAA
- the cphA gene encoding cyanophycin synthetase — MEITRIRMLRGPNLWSRHTALEAIVVCEESERSIDLIPQFEIKIRERFPQLGSMRRGAHNEVISLAHALEHAALGLQSQAGCPVTFSRTVQTVDTGVYQVVVEYTEEVVGRMAFDFAFALIQSTLSDVAFDLSAALSELEALNEDVRLGPSTGSIVDAALQRNIPYRRMTEGSMVQFGWGSKQKRIQAAETSNTSAIAEAIAQDKELTKNLLAAAGVSVPIGEVVTNADDAWRAAQKIGGPVVLKPKDGNQGKGVVANIQTEAEVRAGFIVTQEFGRQTIVERYLPGADYRLLVVGNRLSAAARREPAQVVGDGKHTVAQLVELENKNPLRGDGHATALTKIRFDDIALAHLASNNLSPDYIPKTGERVLLRNNANLSTGGTATDVTDDVHPDVAASAIAAAQMIGLDIAGVDILCEAIYKPLEAQGGGIVEVNAAPGLRMHLKPSFGKSRAVGEDIINMMFPLGEDGRIPVVAVTGTNGKTTTVRLISHILDQTGLRVGMTTTDGVYINHRLIDSGDCSGPKSARNVLMHPDVDAAVLETARGGMLREGLGFDRCEVAVVTNIGEGDHLGLNYITSVEDLAILKRVIVQNVAPTGAAVLNATDPIVVKMGDVCTGRVIFFAQNQHHPVIAAHRAKNKKVIYFDGSEIICSKGSRVLYRFPISDIPLTQNGVLGFQVENAMASIGAAWALGLDTETIRQGLRSFESSANAAPGRFNQFQHKGATVIADYGHNPDAMRALASAINAMKPKRSHVVISGAGDRRDEDIRDLTRVLGNSFDNVILYQDQCQRGREDGEVLKLLQEGLVGTTKAKQVKEITGEFLAIDTALNDLSEGDICLILIDQVEESLAYLKQKVQA, encoded by the coding sequence TTGGAAATTACCCGCATCCGTATGTTGCGCGGCCCAAATTTATGGAGCCGTCATACCGCTTTAGAGGCGATTGTTGTTTGCGAAGAGTCTGAGCGCTCAATTGACCTGATCCCCCAATTTGAAATCAAGATTAGAGAGCGCTTTCCTCAGCTAGGAAGCATGCGTCGTGGCGCCCACAATGAGGTCATTTCCTTAGCCCATGCACTTGAACATGCTGCTCTAGGCTTGCAATCACAGGCAGGTTGTCCAGTGACCTTTAGCCGCACCGTCCAAACAGTTGATACTGGTGTTTATCAAGTGGTAGTGGAATACACCGAAGAAGTAGTCGGTCGGATGGCATTTGATTTTGCCTTTGCGCTCATTCAGTCAACCCTAAGTGATGTGGCGTTTGATCTTTCAGCTGCCCTCTCAGAACTAGAAGCCCTTAATGAAGATGTCCGCCTTGGGCCAAGCACTGGCTCGATTGTTGACGCTGCTCTACAAAGAAACATCCCCTATCGTCGTATGACTGAAGGAAGCATGGTTCAGTTTGGCTGGGGTAGCAAACAAAAGCGTATTCAAGCCGCTGAGACTAGCAATACGAGTGCGATCGCTGAAGCAATTGCACAAGACAAAGAGCTCACAAAAAATTTGCTGGCTGCTGCAGGCGTCTCTGTGCCCATTGGGGAAGTGGTCACCAACGCTGATGATGCTTGGCGGGCTGCCCAAAAAATTGGTGGGCCGGTAGTGCTCAAGCCAAAAGATGGCAATCAGGGCAAAGGTGTGGTTGCCAACATTCAAACCGAAGCAGAAGTTCGCGCAGGCTTTATCGTCACCCAAGAGTTCGGTCGTCAAACGATTGTTGAGCGTTACCTACCTGGCGCAGACTACCGCTTACTAGTAGTCGGTAATCGTCTATCAGCTGCGGCGCGGCGTGAACCCGCTCAAGTGGTAGGGGATGGCAAACACACTGTTGCACAACTAGTGGAACTAGAAAATAAGAATCCGCTTCGAGGTGATGGTCACGCCACTGCTCTTACTAAGATACGCTTTGACGATATTGCTCTAGCCCATTTAGCTAGCAACAATCTTTCTCCCGATTACATTCCTAAAACTGGTGAGCGCGTTTTATTACGCAACAACGCCAATCTCAGTACCGGCGGCACCGCCACGGATGTGACTGATGATGTGCATCCCGATGTTGCTGCAAGTGCGATTGCTGCCGCACAAATGATTGGTCTTGACATTGCCGGGGTCGATATTCTGTGTGAAGCAATCTATAAGCCTCTAGAGGCCCAAGGTGGTGGCATCGTTGAAGTCAATGCTGCTCCAGGTCTACGCATGCATTTAAAACCCTCTTTCGGCAAGAGCCGCGCTGTTGGTGAAGACATCATCAATATGATGTTCCCTCTAGGTGAGGATGGGCGCATTCCCGTGGTGGCAGTCACCGGAACCAATGGCAAAACAACGACTGTAAGGCTTATTTCTCACATCCTTGATCAAACAGGCTTGCGTGTTGGCATGACCACAACTGATGGCGTCTACATTAACCATCGACTGATTGATTCAGGTGACTGCAGCGGCCCCAAGAGCGCCCGCAATGTCCTCATGCACCCAGATGTTGATGCCGCAGTTCTAGAAACAGCACGCGGCGGCATGCTACGTGAGGGGCTTGGCTTTGATCGCTGTGAAGTTGCCGTAGTTACCAATATTGGTGAAGGCGATCATTTAGGTTTGAACTACATTACCAGCGTAGAGGACTTGGCTATTCTCAAACGCGTCATTGTTCAAAATGTTGCGCCAACTGGTGCCGCAGTTCTCAATGCTACCGACCCCATCGTGGTCAAAATGGGTGATGTTTGCACAGGTCGCGTGATCTTCTTCGCCCAAAATCAACATCACCCTGTGATTGCCGCCCATCGAGCCAAAAACAAAAAAGTAATTTATTTTGATGGTAGCGAAATTATCTGCTCTAAAGGCTCTCGAGTGCTTTATCGCTTTCCGATCAGCGATATTCCATTGACTCAAAATGGGGTGTTAGGTTTTCAGGTTGAAAATGCCATGGCCTCAATTGGTGCTGCCTGGGCATTAGGTCTTGATACCGAGACCATTAGGCAAGGCTTAAGATCATTTGAAAGCTCTGCAAATGCTGCGCCAGGACGCTTTAATCAATTCCAGCACAAAGGCGCTACCGTGATTGCCGATTACGGACATAACCCTGATGCAATGAGAGCCCTTGCATCCGCCATTAACGCCATGAAGCCCAAACGCAGTCATGTAGTAATTAGTGGCGCCGGCGATCGTCGTGATGAGGATATTCGTGATCTGACCCGCGTCTTAGGAAACAGCTTTGATAATGTGATCCTCTATCAGGATCAGTGTCAACGTGGCCGTGAAGATGGGGAAGTGCTCAAACTTCTACAAGAAGGATTGGTTGGCACCACCAAAGCTAAACAAGTAAAAGAAATTACCGGTGAATTCTTAGCCATTGATACAGCGCTCAACGATTTATCTGAGGGTGATATCTGCTTAATTCTGATTGATCAAGTAGAAGAATCGCTCGCTTATCTCAAGCAAAAAGTACAAGCCTAA
- a CDS encoding tripartite tricarboxylate transporter permease translates to MEEISALFQGFAVALTPFNLLLMFVGVTLGVIIGVLPGLGGANGIAILLPLTFTMPPTSAIIMLSCIYWGALFGGAITSILFNIPGEPWSVATTFDGYPMAREGKAGQALTAAFTSSFVGAFFAIVMITFLAPLIAKFALEFGPPEFFSVYLLTFCSFVGMSKGSPFKTIASMMLGFALATVGMDTVTGQLRLTYGSQELMRGFDFLIAVIGLFGIGEILDSMEEGLQFKGAAAKIRRQVVLETWATLPKYWATSLRSCLIGCWMGITPGGATPASFMAYGVAKRVSKNGDKFGKGEIEGVIAPETAAHAAGTAALLPMLSLGIPGSPTAAVLLGGLLIWGLQPGPLLFVEQSDFVWGLIASMYLGNIAGLIVVLTCVPIFASILRIPFSIIAPVILVVCAVGAYTVGNASFDVWLMLIFGVVGYVFKKLDYPMAPMVLALVLGDRAEDSFRQSMLMSGGGLDIFFSNYLVGGISGLAILLLVWPLISKVIGKKKAVAA, encoded by the coding sequence TTGGAAGAAATTAGCGCTCTATTTCAAGGCTTTGCTGTAGCCTTGACGCCATTCAACTTATTACTAATGTTTGTTGGCGTAACACTTGGCGTGATTATTGGTGTACTGCCAGGTTTAGGTGGTGCTAACGGTATTGCAATTTTGCTGCCGCTAACATTTACTATGCCGCCTACCTCTGCAATTATTATGCTGTCCTGTATTTATTGGGGTGCATTATTTGGTGGGGCAATTACATCCATTCTCTTTAATATTCCAGGTGAACCGTGGTCCGTTGCGACAACCTTTGATGGTTATCCAATGGCTCGTGAGGGTAAGGCTGGACAGGCTTTAACCGCAGCGTTTACTTCATCATTTGTTGGTGCTTTCTTTGCCATCGTGATGATTACTTTCTTGGCACCATTAATTGCTAAGTTTGCGCTCGAGTTTGGACCCCCAGAGTTCTTCTCAGTGTACTTACTCACCTTCTGTAGCTTCGTAGGTATGAGTAAGGGCTCGCCATTTAAAACGATTGCATCAATGATGCTCGGTTTTGCTCTAGCTACCGTAGGTATGGATACCGTTACTGGTCAACTCCGTTTAACTTACGGAAGCCAAGAACTCATGCGCGGCTTTGACTTCCTTATCGCAGTTATCGGCTTGTTTGGTATCGGCGAAATTCTAGATTCCATGGAAGAGGGTCTGCAATTTAAAGGTGCTGCTGCAAAAATTCGTCGTCAGGTTGTACTCGAGACTTGGGCTACTTTGCCGAAGTATTGGGCGACTTCATTGCGCAGTTGCTTAATTGGTTGCTGGATGGGTATTACTCCAGGTGGCGCTACCCCAGCTTCATTTATGGCTTACGGCGTTGCTAAACGCGTATCCAAAAATGGCGATAAGTTTGGTAAGGGTGAAATCGAAGGGGTGATTGCTCCTGAGACAGCTGCTCACGCCGCTGGTACTGCCGCCTTGTTACCAATGCTGTCCTTAGGTATTCCAGGATCTCCTACAGCGGCCGTATTGCTTGGTGGCTTGCTAATCTGGGGTCTACAACCTGGTCCATTGCTGTTCGTTGAGCAGTCTGATTTCGTATGGGGCTTAATAGCGAGTATGTATCTTGGAAACATCGCTGGTTTGATCGTAGTGTTAACTTGCGTTCCAATCTTTGCATCGATTTTGAGAATTCCATTCTCAATCATTGCACCAGTCATTCTGGTGGTCTGTGCAGTGGGTGCATATACCGTAGGTAACGCTTCATTTGACGTCTGGCTCATGCTGATATTTGGTGTAGTTGGTTATGTCTTTAAGAAGCTGGACTACCCTATGGCTCCTATGGTCCTCGCCTTAGTACTGGGTGACCGCGCGGAAGATTCTTTCCGTCAGTCAATGCTCATGTCTGGTGGTGGTTTAGATATCTTCTTCTCAAACTACCTAGTTGGCGGCATCAGTGGCTTAGCGATTCTCTTGTTGGTATGGCCTTTAATCAGCAAAGTCATTGGCAAGAAAAAAGCTGTTGCAGCTTGA
- a CDS encoding ABC transporter ATP-binding protein, with the protein MKLEISPSCPPPPSSWVGVLEGARSPVKSCGPLLAWVELDLNGDLRFERSLLGLVPEGLFWISSQDAEFWSLSSGANLSHGDHAGVGHLKLEADDTLLRTWYFTLAVNPQVLRLQGAFRQLAKTDRPHVAPAGLTEYDQQICPVCLSTRPAHSDICPTCDPEDDAPPSTWTLLKLWRFARPYKKQLLLGFVLTLLSTGATLIPPYLTMPLMDHVLIPYEKGNPIDFALASKYLLALFVAAIVAWGLGWWKTYLLALVSERIGADLRNTTFEHLLKLSLEYFGGKRTGDLIARIGAETDRICVFLSLYALDFATDVIMITMTAAILVSIDPLLALVTLAPLPFIVWMIHVVRDKLRFGFEKIDRVWSEVTNILADTIPGIRVVKAFAQEDRELKRFVDSNKHNLQINDRVNRVWGLFSPTVTLLTETGLLVVWGFGIWQVAHQKVTVGVLIAFLAYIGRFYIRLDSMSRIVSHTQKAAAGAKRIFDILDHVSSVPEPINPAPLGDVKGQISLRGVGFRYGNRAVTKGIDLDIAPGEMIGLVGHSGSGKSTLVNLICRFYDVSAGSVMLDGRDIRSIRIADYRKKIGLVLQEPFLFFGTIAENIAYGKPDATRAEVIEAARAAHAHEFILRLPLGYDSLVGERGQSLSGGERQRISIARALLINPSILILDEATSSVDTTTEKEIQRALDNLVKGRTTIAIAHRLSTLRKADRLVVLDKGEIVEIGSHEQLMEAQGAYYALYQAQLRHAAELVEGGAIGESIEEGENERAEENLQLLAKQTGGGV; encoded by the coding sequence ATGAAGCTAGAAATTTCCCCATCTTGCCCTCCGCCACCAAGCTCTTGGGTAGGCGTTTTAGAGGGAGCTCGGTCCCCAGTGAAAAGCTGTGGACCCTTGCTGGCTTGGGTGGAATTGGACCTCAATGGAGATCTGCGCTTTGAGAGAAGCCTTCTCGGCTTAGTTCCAGAAGGACTTTTTTGGATCAGTAGCCAAGATGCTGAATTTTGGTCCCTTAGTTCTGGGGCAAATCTATCCCATGGCGATCATGCTGGAGTAGGGCATCTGAAGCTAGAGGCTGACGATACGCTTTTGCGGACCTGGTATTTCACTTTGGCGGTGAACCCCCAAGTTTTGCGCCTGCAAGGGGCCTTTAGGCAGTTGGCCAAAACTGATCGTCCGCATGTGGCTCCGGCAGGGTTGACTGAGTACGATCAGCAGATATGCCCAGTTTGCTTGAGCACAAGGCCAGCGCATTCGGATATTTGCCCTACTTGTGATCCAGAGGATGACGCACCGCCTTCTACTTGGACCTTATTGAAGCTATGGCGCTTTGCAAGACCGTATAAAAAACAGTTGTTACTAGGTTTTGTATTGACCTTGCTTTCGACTGGTGCAACCTTAATTCCACCTTATTTAACGATGCCGCTGATGGATCATGTTTTGATCCCCTACGAAAAAGGCAATCCAATTGATTTTGCTTTAGCTAGCAAATATTTATTGGCCTTATTTGTTGCGGCAATAGTGGCTTGGGGTTTGGGTTGGTGGAAGACCTATCTTTTAGCCTTGGTAAGCGAGCGCATTGGCGCCGATTTACGCAATACCACATTTGAGCATTTACTCAAACTTTCTTTGGAATACTTTGGCGGAAAAAGAACCGGAGACTTAATTGCTCGTATTGGGGCTGAGACGGATCGTATTTGTGTTTTTCTTTCTTTATATGCGCTAGATTTTGCGACCGACGTGATCATGATCACGATGACGGCGGCAATCTTAGTGTCGATTGACCCACTACTGGCTTTGGTGACCTTAGCGCCTTTGCCATTTATTGTGTGGATGATTCATGTGGTGCGCGATAAGTTGCGTTTTGGTTTTGAAAAGATTGATCGCGTGTGGTCTGAAGTTACTAATATTTTGGCCGACACAATTCCAGGTATTCGTGTAGTAAAAGCATTTGCGCAAGAGGATCGTGAGCTTAAGCGCTTTGTTGATTCCAATAAACATAATTTACAAATTAATGATCGTGTCAATCGCGTTTGGGGTTTGTTTTCCCCAACAGTTACCCTGCTAACTGAAACCGGTTTATTGGTTGTATGGGGATTTGGTATTTGGCAGGTCGCCCATCAGAAAGTCACTGTTGGTGTATTGATCGCGTTCTTGGCTTACATCGGACGTTTTTATATTCGCCTTGATTCTATGAGTCGCATTGTTTCGCATACTCAAAAAGCTGCTGCAGGGGCTAAACGAATTTTCGATATTTTGGATCACGTTTCTAGCGTACCAGAGCCCATTAATCCTGCCCCATTGGGTGATGTGAAAGGTCAAATCTCTTTGCGAGGTGTTGGTTTTCGGTATGGTAATCGCGCCGTTACCAAAGGGATTGACTTAGATATTGCTCCCGGTGAAATGATTGGTTTAGTCGGTCATAGCGGCTCCGGTAAAAGTACTTTGGTCAATTTAATTTGCCGCTTTTATGACGTGAGCGCAGGCTCAGTGATGCTGGATGGGCGGGATATACGCAGTATCCGGATTGCCGACTATCGTAAAAAGATCGGCCTTGTTTTACAGGAACCATTTTTATTTTTTGGCACGATTGCTGAGAATATTGCTTATGGAAAACCAGATGCGACGCGTGCAGAAGTCATTGAGGCTGCGCGCGCAGCACATGCCCATGAATTTATTCTGCGCCTGCCTTTGGGTTACGACTCTTTAGTAGGTGAGCGTGGCCAATCACTTTCTGGGGGCGAGCGTCAGCGCATTTCAATTGCACGCGCATTGTTAATTAATCCAAGTATCTTGATTTTGGATGAAGCCACTTCTTCCGTTGATACCACGACTGAAAAAGAAATTCAGAGAGCTTTAGATAACTTGGTCAAGGGTCGTACAACGATTGCAATCGCGCATCGCCTTTCCACTTTGAGGAAAGCGGATCGTTTAGTGGTGCTAGATAAAGGTGAGATTGTAGAAATCGGTTCTCATGAGCAGCTCATGGAAGCTCAAGGTGCTTATTACGCTCTATATCAAGCTCAATTACGTCACGCAGCAGAACTGGTTGAGGGTGGCGCAATCGGTGAGAGTATTGAAGAGGGCGAGAATGAAAGAGCAGAAGAGAATTTGCAGTTATTAGCAAAGCAAACTGGGGGTGGAGTATGA